AATCCGTCAGCGGGTGTTTTAATAAGCCAGTGATAACTTTTAAAGGACAAGTCACAACGTCTGCTCCAATTTCTGCACATTTTATCAAATGCATGGTATGTCTTACAGAAGCTGCTAACACTTGTGTATCAAAGCCGTAATTTTGGTAGATATGAACAATCTGTTCGATTAGCTCCAACCCGTCATAAGAGATGTCATCTAATCGGCCAATGAATGGAGAAAGATAGGTGGCTCCAGCTTTTGCAGCAAGAATTGCTTGACCTGAAGAAAATACCAAAGTACAGTTAGTGCGAATTCCTTCACTGTGAAAATATTTGATTGCTTTCACACCATCTTTGATCATCGGAATTTTCACCACGATTTTGTCATCAATTTTGGCAAGCTCTTTTCCTTCTTTGATCATGCCTTCATAGTCAGTAGAGATGACTTCGGCACTTACTTTATCATCAACGATGTTACAAATAGCTTTGTAGTGCGCAGTTACATTTTCTGCTCCGCTGATGCCTTCCTTTGCCATAAGTGATGGGTTGGTAGTTACACCATCCAATACACCAAGGTCATATGCTTCTCTGATTTCGTCCAGATTTGCGGTGTCAATAAAGAATTTCATGATTGAATTGTTAATAAAATGGTCACCTAACTTCCTTTAAAGTTATGTACAAATGAATTGTACTCCTACAATAAGACTTTAGATGGGTTAAATAGATTTAATTGCAGTGGACAAAGTTAGAAGATTAATCAAGATTAGGAACTTGATAATGCACTGCTTCACAAAAAAAAGGGTAAAAAAGAAGCGGCATCGCACCGCTACAACCGCCTACCCTTGCTTCCTTCCGGACCTGGGGGATTCAGCAGGAGCTGGTCGTGCCGCTAGGCCACAAAGGTAAGGCAAAAATTACAGTTTACAATCCCTGAATGGAATATTTGCTTTGATATCTATTATCTGTACTGACTGTCAATGCGATAATTATTCAGAATCTTTCAAATAAAATTTTCTATGCTTTGGAAGCTTGAAGTTGAAACTCTAAAGGACTACAAGTTTTAAATTCGTCAACCTCTAAATCCTCAAAAATTTCTTCGTCAAATTCCATTTCAGTTTTTTCAACTTTTCCATCAGGGTGGATGATCAGTTCTAATCCAGTAAAATCCTCGGGGTTGACCTGAACAAGTACCTGATAGTCATCAAAGACTCTTTTAAAATAATGGGAAAGAACTTTTGCCATAATTGCTTTTTATTGCAAAGGTAGAAAATCATTTCTTCTCTTAATATCTAGAAGTATATGGGTAGGAATAAAATTGATTGTATTCCTCAGTCGGTGTTTGAGTCTCTTTAATTCGATCAAATACGTAAAAGGCCTGTATCAATAACTCCTGATCGCTATAAGTTTTTGCATAGCCTATTCCTTGGTTTTCTACCTTGAATAATACTCCATAGGGGCCTATGATTTCATATCCATTAGGATTTTTCTTTCGTTGGATTTTTATGGTTTCCCCATCAGCAAACTCAAACCTTGCTGAGCCAAAAAAGTAACTACCTCTTCCTTTTGCTATCAGTTCATTCGTTTGATTGTTGACTATCCTTACTTTGGAGAGGCTCTGAATATCTTTATGAAAGAAAATCCTCGTGTCATTCGATTCTTTAATTAGGTCGGCAAATAAAAAACCTTTGTCAATTTTTAAACTTACCGAGGAATCTAATTCTGTTCCGTATGGAATATCCATGACGGGTGTGCTCCATTTTGGGCCGTTTTGAGCAAAAGAACTTACTGTTAAGAAAAATACTCCAATAGCAATTAAATTTTTCATCTGAAGTGTAGTTTAGAATATTGTTTTACGAGTTCAAGACTTTATAGTTTACAAGGATTGCATCTTTTGGAGCAGCGAAATTTCTGAAGTGAAGAATTTTTTTTGAAAAAAAAATGACTTGATGCTTTGTACTTCATAATCCCTTTCTAAATTTGCTGCCATTCTTATGAAAACATTCGCAAACAAATATTGGTGGTGGCATTCTTATTCTTTCCAAAAGGAAGTTTAGAAAGCCCCTGCAATAAAATTTGCGTTACGATATAGTATAAAAGGCTTACTGGATTTCCGGTAAGCCTTTTTTATTGAAAATAACCACGAAATGACTCAAGTAAAACTCCCGATTTTAACCACTTATAGAAAGCGATTAGCGGATACAATTACTCCTGTGAGTATTTATCTGCAAATCCGAGATCGATTTGCCAATCCGATTCTTTTGGAGAGTTCTGATTACCATGGACACGAAAATAGCTATTCCTATATCTGTTTTAATCCATTGGCTACTTTTACTTTCAATGCAGGTAAAGTAGAAGAAACTCTTCCTCTTGGACATTCGGTTTCGTATGAGGTTAACTCAGATCAGAGGCTGATGGATAGTCTAAGAGCTTTTGGAAATAAATTTGATATCTCTCAGGATAAATTCAAGTTCAGTTCCAATGGACTTTTTGGATATATCAAGTACGATTCAGTTGCATATTTTGAGGATATCCAACTTGAAAATACGGAGCCAAATGCGGTTCCTATGATGCAGTACTCTGTCTACCAAAATATTATTGTGGTGGACCATTATAAAAATGAATTGCACCTTTTGGAACATCGCATCGCTGGGGCAGAAAATCCTGAGTTGATGGATGAAATCGAGCGTTTACTGGCGAATAAAAATATTCCGAGTTATTCATTTAAGCGAGTAGGGGAAGAAAACTCAAACTACACGGATGAGGAGTTTTTAAAGATATTAAATCAAGGAAGAGAGCATTGCTTTAAAGGCGATGTTTTTCAGATCGTGCTTTCCAGAAGATTTAGCACAGAATTTAAAGGCGATGAATTTAATGTATATCGAGCTTTACGCTCTGTAAACCCATCGCCTTATTTATTCTATTTCGATTATGGCTCTTTTAAAGTTTTCGGAAGTTCACCGGAAGCCCAGATCGTGGTGAAAGAAAATAAAGCCACGATTTATCCCATTGCAGGGACTTTCCGAAGGACTGGTAATGATCAGGAGGATGCAGCTTTGGCAAGAAAGCTTTACGATGATCCAAAAGAGAATTCAGAACATGTCATGTTAGTGGATTTGGCTAGAAATGACTTAAGCAGGACTTCTGAGAAAGTAACGGTGGATGTTTTCAAAGAAATCCAGTATTACTCTCATGTGATCCACTTGGTTTCAAAGGTTACAGGAGAGTTGCCAGAAAAAGCCAACCCTTTACAGCTGGTAGCAGATACATTTCCGGCTGGAACGCTTTCAGGAGCACCAAAGTATCGGGCAATGCAGCTAATTGACGAATTAGAAAATGTCTCCAGAGAGTTTTACGGAGGAGCCATTGGGTATTTGGGCTTCAACGGAGATTTCAATCATGCCATATTAATCAGGTCTTTTGTCTCAGAAAACAATCATCTGAGATTTCAAGCAGGAGCTGGGGTAGTTGCCAAATCAACCATTCCATCAGAATTGCAAGAAGTGGCCAATAAACTGGAAGCCTTACGAGTTGCACTTCGTGCGGCGGAGAATATTTGATTGAAAAATTGTAAGATTTTAAAGTTGAAAAATTATGGCAAAGGTTGATCGATTTGAAGATTTAAATGTTTGGAACCATGCAATCGAAATAGGATTGAAAATTTACCAACTGGTAGAGTCAAATCATTTGGTAAGGGATTATCGAGCAAAGGATCAACTTATAGGAGCTGCAATTTCAATTTCAAACAATATAGCAGAAGGGTTTGAGTACAACAGTAATCGTCAATTTATAAAATACTTAGCTATTGCTAAAGGATCTGCTGGAGAGCTAAGAAGTCAACTGTTTTTATTAGTTAAAGCAAATAAAATAACAGAAAAAGAATATGAATTTCTCTATCAAGAGATGATTCAGATTTCCAGTGAGATAAAAGGATTTATTAAATACTTGAAGGGATTTGAACAGAAGAAAAAAGGGAAATGAATCCAATATTCCAATTTTCGAATTTTTCAATCTTTCAATTACAATACGGAAAAATAAAACAATAAAGATGAGAATCTTAGTCCTAGATAATTATGATTCCTTTACCTATAACCTGGTTTATATCATTAGGCAATTGGGTTATGGAGGGCAAATGGATGTTTATCGTAACGATAAAATAACAGTGGAAGAGGTAGATCAGTACGATAAAATCCTACTTTCTCCAGGACCCGGAATTCCAGAAAATGCGGGTATTATGCCGGAGCTGATTAAAAAATACGCGGATACCAAGTCAATTTTGGGTGTTTGTTTAGGACATCAGGCTATAGGAGAGGCCTTTGGTGGAGATTTAACCAATTTATCAGAAGTGCTTCATGGAGTGTCTTCTACGGTAAAAGTTTCGGATGATTTGCTTTTCAAAGAGGTTCCCGATACTTTTAGTATTGGTAGATATCACTCTTGGGTAATCAATGAAATCACCCTTTCCGAGGATCTTGAAGTGATTGCCAGAACACCAGATCAACAGATCATGGCAGTAAGACACAAGAAGTTTGATGTCAGAGGATTACAGTTTCATCCAGAAAGTATCTTGACAGAAAATGGTATCCAAATCATAAAAAACTGGCTAGAAAGTTAAATCTAGCAACACCCTAACAACCCCCTTTATTATGAAAGATATTATTAACCACTTAATAGAACATCGGACTCTTAGCCAAACGCAGGCCAGAGAGGTTTTGAAAAACATCACATCAGGTGACTACAACCAAAGTCAGATTGCGGCTTTTATGACAGTTTACATGATGCGAAGTATTACGGTTGAAGAACTTTCCGGTTTTCGTCAGGCTATGTTGGAGCGATGCATTGGAGTGGATATAGCCGAATACGATGCGATGGATCTTTGTGGTACTGGTGGTGATGGAAAAGACACGTTTAATATTTCAACTCTTTCTTCTTTCATTGTGGCAGGAGCTGGTCAGAATGTGGCTAAACATGGAAACACTGGAGTATCATCGATCTGTGGTTCCTCAAACCTTTTGGCCTATTTTGGCTATGAATTCACCAGTGATATTGATAAAATTCGTCAAAGCCTGGACGATGTAGGTATTTGTTTTTTACATGCCCCACTTTTTCACCCTGCAATGAAACATGTAGGTCCTATCCGAAAGGATTTGGGTGTAAAAACTTTCTTCAACATGCTAGGCCCTATGGTTAATCCAAGTTTTCCGAAAAAGCAGATGGTTGGTGTCTTTAGTTTAGAATTAGCCAGGCTTTACGGATACCTTTATCAGGAAATGGATGCTAGATTTTCAATCATTCATGCCATGGAAGGATACGATGAGATTTCTTTGACAGGAGATTTTAAAATGATTTCTAATGAAGGAGAAAAAGTTCTTAATCCAAAGGACTTAGGGTTGCAAAAATTAGATGCTACTTCGATTGAGGGGGGAAAGACAATTGAAGAATCAGCAAAAATATTTGAATCCATCCTCAAAGGAAAAGGTACAAAAAGTCAAAATTCGGTGGTTTTGGCAAACTCTGCTGCCGCATTGGTGACCGCGCAAGAAGGGCTTTCGTTTCCTGATGCCGTAGCTAAAGCTGAGGAAGTTTTACTCTCGGGAAAAGCATTGGATGTATTTGAAGGACTTGTTAACCCAAAAACTACCGTTTCATTAGCCTAAATCACATGAATATTTTAGATAAAATTATTGCAAGAAAGCATGAAGAAGTTGCTGAAAAAAGCAGCTTGGTTCCTGTGAAACTACTAGAGAAAAGTCTGTTTTTCGAAGGGAAAGTAGTGTCAATGAAAAAATATGTGACAGATCCGGAAAAATCAGGTGTCATTTCTGAATTTAAAAGAAAATCTCCTTCCAAAGGATTGATCAATGGTGCTGCCGCTGTAGAAAGTGTGAGTATTGGATACATGCAGGCGGGGGCTTCAGCATTATCCATTTTGACAGACAAAGATTTCTTTGGAGGATCTAACGAGGATTTGAAGACTGCTCGAAAATTCAATTACTGCCCAATCTTAAGAAAGGACTTTGTTGTGGATGAATATCAGATTTTGGAAGCAAAATCTATAGGCGCTGATTGTGTTTTATTGATTGCAGCTGCTTTGGAGCCAAAGAGATTGAAGGAATTGGCAGCTTTTGCCAAAAACTTAGGGCTGGAAGTGTTGATGGAGGTGCATGATGGAGAGGAATTGGAAAGAAGTTTATGTGATGATTTGGACTTGGTGGGAGTAAATAATCGTAACCTGAAGACTTTTGACGTTTCCTTAGATACATCGTTAGAATTAGTGGATCGAATACCTTCTGAATTTGTAAAAATTTCAGAAAGTGGGATTTCTAAGCCAGAAACCTTAGTAACCTTAAAGAAATCTGGATTTGACGGGTTTCTGATTGGTGAGAATTTCATGAAATCTGCTAGACCAGAACAGTCTGCGTACACTTTTATCAAGGAATATAAAAAGTTGCTATCGAAAGAAATAGCATTGAATAAGGTCTGATGCAAATCAAAGTATGTGGTATGCGGGAGCCGGATAATATTCTGGCTTTGGTCGAAGAAATCCAACCCGATTGGATGGGATTGATTTTTTATGCCAAGTCTCCACGTTTTGTGCCTTCTGAAAAAGTAAAGGAGTTAGCAAAAGTTTCGCTTCCTAAAGTGGGTGTTTTTGTAGATGAAACGGTAGAGGAGGTGCTCCAGAAAATTAAGGAGTTCAACCTTTCTGCAATCCAGCTTCATGGGAGTGAAAGCCCAGAATATGTTCGAGAACTCAAATTGAAAACGAATAAAAAGCTTTGGAAAGTTGTGTCGGTTGGGGATAGGGTAGAATGGGAAACATTGAGAGCTTATGTGGGGTTGGTAGAATGTTTTCTGTTTGACACAGCTACAAAGAATCATGGTGGTTCGGGTAAACAGTTTAATTGGCAGATTTTAAAAGATTATCCTTTTGAGGTGCCATTCATTCTGAGCGGAGGCATTGATGAGGAGTCAGCCGATGAATTACTTCGATTTGCAGAGAATTCTCCCCAGCTAAAAGGGATCGATTTAAACTCCAAATTCGAAGATGCACCAGGGCTGAAGAATATAGAGAAGCTGAAGAGTTTTAAAAATAAAATTAGACCATAGTGTTTAGTCCATGTTCCTTGGACTAAAACTATCAACTATAAAATATATGATCAAAGTAGATGAAAAGGGCTTTTACGGCAAATTTGGTGGAGCATATATACCAGAGATGTTGCATCCGAATGTCGAAGAACTGAGAGAAAACTATGAGTCAATTATGGCTTCTAAGGAATTTCAGGATGAGTTTAGAGGTTTGTTGAAAGATTATGTAGGAAGACCAACACCGCTTTATTTTGCTTCCAGACTATCTGAAAAGTATGGCGCTAAAATTTATCTAAAGAGAGAAGATCTTTGTCATACGGGAGCTCATAAAGTGAACAACACCATCGGTCAGATTATTCTGGCCAAAAAGCTGGGTAAAAAGCGGATTATTGCGGAAACAGGAGCCGGACAGCATGGAGTAGCAACAGCTACAGTCTGTGCTTTGATGGGGATGGAATGTACCGTTTATATGGGAGAAATAGACATTGCCCGTCAGCATCCTAATGTGGAAAGAATGAAGATTTTGGGTGCGACAGTTGTACCCGCTACCTCTGGTTCCAAGACTCTAAAAGATGCAACCAATGAAGCCATGCGTGCCTGGATCAATAATCCAGTGGATACCCATTATATCATTGGTTCGGTTGTAGGCCCTCATCCTTATCCAGAAATGGTAGCGAGATTTCAGTCTGTTATTTCAGAGGAAATCAAGTGGCAATTGAAAGAAAAAGAAGGTAGAGAAAATCCTGATATAGTCATTGCTTGTGTGGGCGGTGGATCAAATGCTGCTGGAGCATTTTATCATTATTATAATACTCCAGAAGTACGATTGGTTGCTGCAGAAGCTGGAGGTTTAGGTGTGGATTCTGGAAAGACAGCAGCTACCACTTCCAAAGGGACGCCAGGGATCTTACACGGCTCAAAGACTATTCTTATGCAAACTGAAGATGGACAAGTGGTAGAGCCGCATTCCATATCAGCAGGTTTAGATTACCCAGGAATAGGTCCTGTTCATGCCCATTTATTTGATGTGGGGAGAGGGGAGTTTGTAGCCGTGGATGATAAAGATGCGATGGAAGCCGGCGTAGAGTTAAGCAAGTTAGAGGGCATTATCCCAGCCATTGAATCTGCACATGCGCTTTATGCTTTGAATAAAATTGAATACTCCAAAGATGATGTGATCGTAGTCAACCTTTCTGGTAGAGGAGACAAAGATCTGGAGACCTATATTAAATGGGGGAAATATTGATTTTGGAATTATGAAGTAGGTTTTATAAGGTCTATGGAACTTCGGTTTTTTCTAAACATTCAACCTTTTAGTAATCTAATCTCGAATGATGAATGCTGAATTTAGAATATTGAAGTAACACAGCTTTCAATCCTTACCGCCTTCCAACCCCCAAGTCAATTTTCCAATTTTAAAATTTTTCAATTCCGAAAAAAATGAACCGAATACATACATTATTTAATACTAAAAAGGAACGCGTTCTCTCTATCTATTTTACAGGAGGGTTTCCTGAATTGGAAAGCACGATGGAAATCATGGAAGCGATCCAAGCAGGTGGCGCTGATATCATTGAGATCGGGGTTCCCTATTCTGATCCTGTGGCTGATGGTCCGACTATTCAGGATAGTAATATGATCGCATTGGAAAATGGTATTTCGCTGAAAAAGATTTTCGAACAATTAAAGGGCTTTCGTGCCAAAATTCATATTCCAGTGGTTATGATGGGCTACCTAAATCCGATCATGCAATATGGAATGGAGGAGTTTTGCAAGAAGTGCAAAGAAGTAGGAATAGATGGATTAATCCTCCCAGATCTACCAATGCAGCAATACTTGGATGACTATAAGAGTCTTTTTGAGGAATATGAATTGGTGAATACTTTCTTGATTTCACCTCAAACTTCAGAAAATAGAATTCGTGAGATTGATGAAAATACCAATGGCTTTATCTACATGGTCTCCTCCCATAGTATAACAGGGGCGAAGGCCGGGATTTCTGAAGAACAGATAGCTTACTTCGAGCGAGTAAAAGCAATGAATCTGAAGAACCCAAGGTTGATTGGCTTTGGGATCTCTGATGCCGAGACTTTCTCTAAAGCTTCAGAATATAGCAATGGAGCAATTATCGGATCGGCTTTTATTAAGACAGTAAAAGATTCTAAAAGTTTAAGTGAGGATATTCAGAAATATTTAAAAAGTATTGTTGAATAAAAAGTAAGCCATTTTATCTCATTTTCTAATAAAAAATTTATCAATCCGAAGTCTCGTACTTCGTATTTCGCAAATCGTATTTCACCATGATTATTCAGCTTCAACCCGATATATCCGAAAGCCAAAAAGATAAATTGATCCGTGAGGTCAACGGAATCGGCTACAAAACAACCGAAGTAAAAACCCAGTTGGGAGACTATTTGATCGGGATCGGTAAAAAGGATTTTGATATCCGAAAAATTGGTCAAATGGATGGCATCGTCGATATCCATATTGTTTCTGACGAGTATAAATTAGTATCCAAAAAGTGGAAGGCCAAACCAACCTCAGTGGATTTGGGAGATAACATCTTTATCAAGGATGGAGAGATGGCTGTAATTACTGGGCCTTGCTCAATAGAGTCCGAGGAGCAAATCCGTGCGGTGGTTGCCCATTGTATAGAAAATGACATCAAGATGATGCGTGGAGGAGTTTTCAAGCCAAGAAGTAGTCCATATGCCTTTAGAGGTTTAGGGTTGGAAGGTTTGAAATTATGGCATGAAATCGCCAGTGAAGCTGGTATAAAGATCGTGACGGAAGTGATGCAAACTTCACAGATCGAAGAAATGTATCCTTATGTGGATGTATATCAAGTAGGAGCTAGAAATTCCCAAAATTTCAATTTGCTTGATGAGTTAGGTAAGGTGGACAAAGCCGTCATGATTAAGCGAGGAATTTCGGGAACGATCGAAGAACTATTGCAGTCTGCAGAGTACGTGTTCTCGGGAGGAAATGAGAAATTGATTCTCTGTGAAAGAGGAATCAGAACTTACGAAAGAGCTTCTAGAAATACTTTGGACTTGAATGCAATCCCGATTTTGAAAGCTAAATCGCATTTGCCGGTCATAGTTGATCCATCTCATGGAATCGGTATCCGCGCTTATGTGCCACAAATGGCTTTGGCAGGAGTAATGTCTGGTGCAGATGGAATTATTTATGAATCCCATGAAGTTCCTGAAAAAGCTTATTCAGACGGTCAGCAGACGCTTGATTTCGCACAAAGTGCAAGGTTAGCCGCATGGATCAGAGAGAGTTTTGCAATGCGGAAAGGATTTGATTTGTTGTAAAGTATTGATTTCTAGAATTACCTGATTAAATTAGAGGCATGAATCCAACACCAAGAACTTTCGTACATCATTCTTATTACCATTCTCAATGAAGGGATAGGATGACTATGGATTTTTGGTAAAAAATAATAGAGGCCTATTCCTAGCGGAATAGGCCTTTTTTGTTTCTAGAAAAACAATAACCGTTCTGCTGCTTCTCCAGAAGCTGCATCTCTTAGGATGAATTTCGTCCTGCTTATGGAGAAGCAGAACAACAGAAATTAGAAGAAAACAAAATATGGTTTGTGAAGACACAAACCACGGCAATGTTATCGTCTAGCCTCTGGAGAAGCTGGACAACTGAAAAGAAGAATATTTAATTAGAACAGAATATACCCAAATAGCAAGAACATGAATTCAAAACCAAAAGACTGGGTCTTTAGCGATCCGAGATTACAGAAACTCAGGCAGGAGTATGACACATATACTTCGGAGGACTTTAAAGTTTGGAAGATCCTTTTTGAAAGGCAGATGCCAAACTTACCAAAGGCGGCCTCCAAAGCCTACCTTGATGGTGTGGAGATCGTTGGTTTCTCAGCAGATCGAATTGCGAATTTTGAGGATTTGAATCAAATTTTAGCAAAAACTACAGGTTGGGAAGTTCAGGTGGTTCCTGGTTTGATTGATGATGATTTGTTTTTTGGCTTACTAAACAATAGACGATTCCCATCATCCACTTGGCTAAGGAAAATGGAGCAGTTGGATTACTTGCAGGAACCGGATATGTTTCATGATGCATTTGCTCATATGCCCATGTTGACCAATCAACCTTATGTGGACTTTCTGGAAAAACTTTCCGGCATAGCTTTAAAACATATCAACAATCCTTGGGCGATCCAGCTTTTAAGTAGGATTTATTGGTTTACCATAGAGTTTGGATTAATAAAAGAGGGTGGAGAGCTAAAAATTTACGGTGCAGGTATCTTAAGTTCAGCAGGAGAGACTAAATTCAGCCTTTCAAATGAACCGAATCATATAGATTATGATGTTCGAAGGATTTTGAATCAAGAATACTGGAAAGATCGCTTCCAAGATAAATACTTTGTGATCGAGAATTATGAGCAGCTTTACGAATCGCTTCCAGAGATAGAGGAAGTGTTGGAGGAGATGCTTTTAGAGAAAAGACAATAGACATTAGACGCTAGACATAAGAATTGAGGATGGTTAATCTTGAATCTTGAGTCTAGCGTCTTGATACTGAAAAATGAAAATAGCAGTCATAAAATATAATTCCGGCAATGTGCAGTCGGTACTCTACGCTTTAGAAAGACTTGGGGTAAATGCTGAGTTGACAGATGATCCTGAGGTGATTCGAGCGGCCGATAAAGTGATTTTTCCAGGGCAAGGTGAAGCAAGTACTGCGATGAGATACCTTAAAGAGCGAAAGTTGGATTCTTTAATTAAGGAATTGAAGCAGCCTTTCTTAGGGGTTTGTTTAGGCTTGCAGCTTTTATGTGAGTATTCTGAAGAAAATAGAACAGAATGTTTAGGAGTTTTTCCAGTTCAGGTTAAACGATTTATTCCGGAAAATTCGCAGGAATTTAAAGTTCCTCATGTGGGTTGGAATGAGTTGGAAAATTTATCAGATAACCCCTTGTTAAAGGATTTACCAGCCGAACCATTTGTGTAT
Above is a window of Algoriphagus machipongonensis DNA encoding:
- the hisH gene encoding imidazole glycerol phosphate synthase subunit HisH; translation: MKIAVIKYNSGNVQSVLYALERLGVNAELTDDPEVIRAADKVIFPGQGEASTAMRYLKERKLDSLIKELKQPFLGVCLGLQLLCEYSEENRTECLGVFPVQVKRFIPENSQEFKVPHVGWNELENLSDNPLLKDLPAEPFVYYVHSFYAELSDFTIAQTHYIHDFSGILHRDNYYAIQAHPEKSGLVGEKLLENFISL